One genomic window of Syngnathus acus chromosome 11, fSynAcu1.2, whole genome shotgun sequence includes the following:
- the kiaa1522 gene encoding uncharacterized protein KIAA1522 homolog isoform X1, whose amino-acid sequence MSRRRSTGDLVPWDVSEIIGRELKAQRGHRKPGSSLGQAISWLRSSQKRRKKTKKSLDNGGRQAVAADGLQSQDAAKAGTKNNDEQKKLGAHYSASQHFQENVFIEADRPQYLEDLHSEAREGLKILQQEGHQQEHDSGGNFGEDESCASSDTGHPDDDLHSKDESGSLESNSGINDTTRTSRPVLTRQSSTFKPLYSVKRLEKNRKRNRRTTIMGIPNQVQKELALHRCSTAQQPNNNNQSGSLIIPTLDGGTPVMTKEGARVHLSELEITDGKHLQEVSKNNDQQSFGSPRCRSSVIRPKSVAVPGLTTFNPLMSFLSEPQGPVMSVSPQATYLSTIIPNAVLPAGIEVIEIERGSVKSAHAVSKNSPAASVTSSASPFLSRKSDCDSSRADSSFNNPTTHKADLNPEESRVNPTGDRELCVQTLTPDSEPVMSCSSRDEAKIKRNSTRSLSVIKTKLPPAPPRRSNSLYLTKIQKSQAEGKDTKVSSEELQSVTSNIPDPVSTCLAEPKSQSSNPSQDSACEAKSAQESVSEFKDPSEGEKFERTISPSSGYSSQSGTPTLSPKDMAPDKHKIKPLKPERSASRASSSASPSSSLTSLSSGTSDPVNSDVSNSCTSGLPAKELTSPLRVEVKELWTVPPPPKVKAPCPPPPETWAQNSHTFTLLCGPSLQTDKVVPESTKAQESAVTEEGSQTGFETRDKAEPTEINPKDEKLFCEIQTHQVEENTECLASLACLSDDGIETTPKEQGPGTNDSASCVISAKKEPPPVMKKPQLKEDVMLTEEPKGESCHTTTINDSEVEVRSNCIEPQNIPKNSPPPSPPPPYQPTPPRSRKSPPTSVSTLPVELEGIQEEGRAAESSWPPPPPPLEGESVFDGGDEIEFPLPPPPDNIRAEDTCASETGVSDTPLEKSEPGQSTPPDPVQDAGPSPISCSSNSPAEIQPSSGSVLKRHSLEMESHSRSESPTTSQLPTPSPMENLAFRRPPSTVHRDNRNKELLARHKSAPIPKEDANIPLVTPSLLHMVRLRTVSTSEESPEGSPQQNTPPKPTRKSLQCSPQAVKKYVMPNTPSMRLQEAIRIKTAALSSREGLPCRLGTRASYHCAGEPGVLSFKSSDTQRLPASTASFIFSRSTKKTVMDSAGPGSSPEGQTNVKQNSAADLVRLSDPGTKSERVPPPVARKPSQGSVGFSPNACAARMEMGVPARDPNGTQQRSKGIPLPETTTRVTADTIETLF is encoded by the exons ATGTCCCGGAGGAGGTCGACGGGTGACCTGGTTCCCTGGGACGTCAGTGAAATCATTGGCCGCGAGCTGAAGGCTCAACGCGGCCACAGGAAGCCGGGAAGCTCCCTGGGACAGGCCATCAGCTGGTTGAGGAGCAgccagaagaggaggaagaagaccaAGAAGAGCCTCGATAATGGAGGGAGGCAGGCGGTTGCGGCCGATGGACTTCAGAGCCAGGATGCTGCAAAAG CTGGGACCAAGAACAACGATGAGCAAAAGAAGTTGGGAGCGCACTACTCGGCCTCGCAACACTTCCAGGAGAATGTTTTCATCGAGGCCGATCGACCTCAGTACCTGGAGGACTTGCACTCGGAGGCTCGGGAGGGCTTGAAAATATTACAGCAGGAAGGTCATCAGCAAG AGCACGACAGTGGAGGAAACTTTGGCGAAGATGAAAGCTGCGCT TCGTCAGACACAGGACACCCAGATGATGATCTTCACTCCAAAGACGAGAGTGGCTCTCTGGAGTCCAACTCAGGGATTAACGATACCACAAGAACTTCCAGACCTGTTCTCACCCGCCAAA GTTCTACATTCAAGCCCCTGTATTCAGTCAAAAGGTTAGAAAAGAACAGGAAGAGGAACAGAAGGACTACCATTATGGGGATACCCAACCAAGTCCAGAAAGAACTTG CATTGCACAGATGCTCAACCGCTCAGCAACCCAATAACAACAACCAATCGGGTTCTTTGATCATTCCAACTCTTGATGGAGGGACTCCAGTGATGACCAAGGAAGGAGCAAGGGTGCACCTATCCGAGCTGGAA ATAACCGATGGTAAGCATCTTCAAGAAGTGTCCAAGAACAATGACCAACAGAGTTTTGGAAGCCCTCGCTGTCGTTCTTCAGTCATCAGGCCCAAGTCCGTTGCAGTACCTGGACTGACCACCTTCAATCCTTTAATGAGCTTCCTCTCAGAACCCCAG GGTCCCGTGATGTCCGTATCTCCTCAGGCGACCTATCTCTCCACAATCATCCCAAACGCAGTGCTGCCAGCCGGCATTGAAGTCATCGAGATTGAGCGTGGCAGTGTCAAGAGTGCTCACGCAGTAAGCAAAAACAGCCCGGCGGCTTCCGTGACCTCGTCAGCCAGCCCTTTTCTCTCCAGAAAATCAGATTGTGACAGTTCCCGCGCAGATAGTTCCTTCAATAATccaacaacacacaaagcGGATCTCAATCCGGAGGAAAGTCGGGTGAACCCGACAGGGGACCGAGAACTCTGCGTCCAGACTTTGACCCCAGACTCTGAACCCGTCATGTCATGTTCCAGTAGAGATGAGGCAAAGATCAAACGTAATTCAACTCGGAGTCTCTCCGTTATCAAGACCAAGCTGCCCCCAGCACCTCCGCGAAGATCAAATTCGCTTTATTTGACTAAGATTCAAAAGAGTCAAGCAGAAGGTAAAGATACAAAAGTATCAAGTGAGGAATTACAATCAGTCACAAGCAACATTCCGGATCCTGTCTCAACCTGTCTGGCAGAACCCAAGTCCCAGTCTTCAAACCCCAGTCAGGATTCTGCTTGCGAAGCAAAAAGCGCTCAAGAGTCTGTCTCGGAATTCAAAGATCCATCAGAAGGTGAGAAATTTGAACGGACCATTTCGCCTTCCAGTGGCTACTCCAGTCAAAGTGGCACCCCGACGCTTTCCCCCAAAGACATGGCCCCAGATAAACACAAGATCAAACCGCTTAAACCGGAGAGATCTGCGTCTCGGGCGTCATCCTCGGCGTCTCCTTCTTCATCGCTGACCTCCTTATCGTCCGGGACGTCCGATCCTGTCAATTCGGATGTCTCCAATTCTTGCACAAGCGGCTTGCCCGCAAAAGAACTCACGTCACCTTTGAGGGTGGAAGTCAAAGAGCTATGGACTGTCCCACCACCTCCCAAGGTCAAAGCACCATGTCCTCCTCCCCCCGAAACCTGGGCTCAGAACAGTCACACCTTTACGCTCCTGTGTGGTCCGAGCCTCCAAACTGACAAAGTAGTCCCGGAATCAACAAAGGCGCAGGAGAGCGCCGTTACAGAAGAAGGAAGCCAAACCGGTTTTGAAACTCGAGACAAAGCAGAACCGACAGAAATCAATCCAAAGGACGAGAAACTGTTCTGCGAGATTCAGACTCATCAGGTTGAAGAAAACACGGAATGTTTAGCTAGCTTAGCATGTTTATCTGATGATGGGATCGAAACGACACCAAAAGAACAAGGCCCGGGAACCAACGACTCCGCCAGTTGTGTCATTTCCGCAAAAAAAGAGCCGCCCCCCGTCATGAAGAAACCACAACTGAAAGAAGACGTCATGCTGACAGAGGAACCAAAAGGAGAAAGTTGccacaccaccaccatcaatGACTCTGAGGTTGAAGTCCGATCAAATTGTATAGAACCCCAAAACATTCCTAAAAACTCCCCGCCACcttctcctccgcctccttATCAACCTACGCCGCCTCGTTCGAGAAAGTCACCTCCCACCTCGGTATCGACATTGCCGGTTGAGTTAGAAGGAATCCAGGAGGAAGGTCGTGCTGCTGAATCGTCTTGGCCGCCTCCCCCGCCTCCCTTGGAGGGAGAATCGGTTTTTGATGGAGGGGATGAGATCGAATTTCCTCTCCCGCCTCCACCGGACAATATCCGAGCTGAGGACACCTGTGCTTCAGAGACGGGTGTTTCAGACACACCTTTGGAGAAATCTGAACCAGGACAATCCACACCCCCAGATCCAGTTCAAGACGCTGGACCATCACCAATATCATGTTCAAGCAACAGTCCTGCAGAAATCCAACCGTCTTCCGGCAGTGTCCTAAAGCGACACTCGCTTGAGATGGAAAGTCACTCCAGGAGTGAGTCTCCCACCACTTCCCAGCTCCCGACTCCTTCCCCAATGGAGAACCTTGCCTTCAGAAGGCCACCCAGTACCGTCCACAGAGACAACAGGAACAAGGAGCTTTTAGCCCGCCACAAAAGCGCGCCCATTCCTAAAGAGGACGCCAACATCCCTCTCGTCACCCCGTCGCTACTCCACATGGTCCGACTACGCACTGTCAGTACGAGCGAGGAGAGTCCGGAAGGCTCTCCGCAGCAGAACACTCCACCGAAGCCAACTCGGAAGTCGCTTCAATGTTCCCCTCAGGCGGTGAAGAAGTACGTGATGCCAAACACGCCTTCCATGCGATTACAAGAAGCCATTCGTATAAAAACGGCGGCGTTGTCGTCAAGAGAAGGTCTTCCGTGCCGGCTGGGGACGAGAGCGTCCTACCACTGTGCCGGGGAACCGGGGGTCTTGTCCTTCAAATCATCCGACACACAAAGGTTACCGGCTTCTACTGCGAGCTTCATCTTCTCCAGGAGCACAAAAAAGACTGTGATGGACAGCGCCGGGCCTGGCTCTTCGCCTGAAGGTCAAACTAACGTGAAGCAAAATTCGGCAGCTGATCTCGTGCGACTTTCCGACCCCGGGACAAAGTCCGAACGGGTTCCCCCGCCCGTAGCCAGGAAACCTTCACAAGGCAGCGTCGGGTTTTCACCAAATGCTTGTGCAGCTAGGATGGAGATGGGCGTTCCTGCCAGAGATCCGAACGGAACACAACAACGTTCCAAGGGAATCCCGCTTCCCGAGACAA CTACAAGAGTGACCGCAGACACAATCGAAACACTGTTTTAA
- the kiaa1522 gene encoding uncharacterized protein KIAA1522 homolog isoform X2, whose product MGNGIHKRIQTEKKPPGLWEKPKGIWLIGRTDKLKTAGTKNNDEQKKLGAHYSASQHFQENVFIEADRPQYLEDLHSEAREGLKILQQEGHQQEHDSGGNFGEDESCASSDTGHPDDDLHSKDESGSLESNSGINDTTRTSRPVLTRQSSTFKPLYSVKRLEKNRKRNRRTTIMGIPNQVQKELALHRCSTAQQPNNNNQSGSLIIPTLDGGTPVMTKEGARVHLSELEITDGKHLQEVSKNNDQQSFGSPRCRSSVIRPKSVAVPGLTTFNPLMSFLSEPQGPVMSVSPQATYLSTIIPNAVLPAGIEVIEIERGSVKSAHAVSKNSPAASVTSSASPFLSRKSDCDSSRADSSFNNPTTHKADLNPEESRVNPTGDRELCVQTLTPDSEPVMSCSSRDEAKIKRNSTRSLSVIKTKLPPAPPRRSNSLYLTKIQKSQAEGKDTKVSSEELQSVTSNIPDPVSTCLAEPKSQSSNPSQDSACEAKSAQESVSEFKDPSEGEKFERTISPSSGYSSQSGTPTLSPKDMAPDKHKIKPLKPERSASRASSSASPSSSLTSLSSGTSDPVNSDVSNSCTSGLPAKELTSPLRVEVKELWTVPPPPKVKAPCPPPPETWAQNSHTFTLLCGPSLQTDKVVPESTKAQESAVTEEGSQTGFETRDKAEPTEINPKDEKLFCEIQTHQVEENTECLASLACLSDDGIETTPKEQGPGTNDSASCVISAKKEPPPVMKKPQLKEDVMLTEEPKGESCHTTTINDSEVEVRSNCIEPQNIPKNSPPPSPPPPYQPTPPRSRKSPPTSVSTLPVELEGIQEEGRAAESSWPPPPPPLEGESVFDGGDEIEFPLPPPPDNIRAEDTCASETGVSDTPLEKSEPGQSTPPDPVQDAGPSPISCSSNSPAEIQPSSGSVLKRHSLEMESHSRSESPTTSQLPTPSPMENLAFRRPPSTVHRDNRNKELLARHKSAPIPKEDANIPLVTPSLLHMVRLRTVSTSEESPEGSPQQNTPPKPTRKSLQCSPQAVKKYVMPNTPSMRLQEAIRIKTAALSSREGLPCRLGTRASYHCAGEPGVLSFKSSDTQRLPASTASFIFSRSTKKTVMDSAGPGSSPEGQTNVKQNSAADLVRLSDPGTKSERVPPPVARKPSQGSVGFSPNACAARMEMGVPARDPNGTQQRSKGIPLPETTTRVTADTIETLF is encoded by the exons ATGGGGAACGGCATCCACAAACGGATTCAGACGGAGAAAAAGCCCCCTGGACTCTGGGAGAAACCAAAAGGCATCTGGCTGATTGGACGAACAGACAAACTAAAGACAG CTGGGACCAAGAACAACGATGAGCAAAAGAAGTTGGGAGCGCACTACTCGGCCTCGCAACACTTCCAGGAGAATGTTTTCATCGAGGCCGATCGACCTCAGTACCTGGAGGACTTGCACTCGGAGGCTCGGGAGGGCTTGAAAATATTACAGCAGGAAGGTCATCAGCAAG AGCACGACAGTGGAGGAAACTTTGGCGAAGATGAAAGCTGCGCT TCGTCAGACACAGGACACCCAGATGATGATCTTCACTCCAAAGACGAGAGTGGCTCTCTGGAGTCCAACTCAGGGATTAACGATACCACAAGAACTTCCAGACCTGTTCTCACCCGCCAAA GTTCTACATTCAAGCCCCTGTATTCAGTCAAAAGGTTAGAAAAGAACAGGAAGAGGAACAGAAGGACTACCATTATGGGGATACCCAACCAAGTCCAGAAAGAACTTG CATTGCACAGATGCTCAACCGCTCAGCAACCCAATAACAACAACCAATCGGGTTCTTTGATCATTCCAACTCTTGATGGAGGGACTCCAGTGATGACCAAGGAAGGAGCAAGGGTGCACCTATCCGAGCTGGAA ATAACCGATGGTAAGCATCTTCAAGAAGTGTCCAAGAACAATGACCAACAGAGTTTTGGAAGCCCTCGCTGTCGTTCTTCAGTCATCAGGCCCAAGTCCGTTGCAGTACCTGGACTGACCACCTTCAATCCTTTAATGAGCTTCCTCTCAGAACCCCAG GGTCCCGTGATGTCCGTATCTCCTCAGGCGACCTATCTCTCCACAATCATCCCAAACGCAGTGCTGCCAGCCGGCATTGAAGTCATCGAGATTGAGCGTGGCAGTGTCAAGAGTGCTCACGCAGTAAGCAAAAACAGCCCGGCGGCTTCCGTGACCTCGTCAGCCAGCCCTTTTCTCTCCAGAAAATCAGATTGTGACAGTTCCCGCGCAGATAGTTCCTTCAATAATccaacaacacacaaagcGGATCTCAATCCGGAGGAAAGTCGGGTGAACCCGACAGGGGACCGAGAACTCTGCGTCCAGACTTTGACCCCAGACTCTGAACCCGTCATGTCATGTTCCAGTAGAGATGAGGCAAAGATCAAACGTAATTCAACTCGGAGTCTCTCCGTTATCAAGACCAAGCTGCCCCCAGCACCTCCGCGAAGATCAAATTCGCTTTATTTGACTAAGATTCAAAAGAGTCAAGCAGAAGGTAAAGATACAAAAGTATCAAGTGAGGAATTACAATCAGTCACAAGCAACATTCCGGATCCTGTCTCAACCTGTCTGGCAGAACCCAAGTCCCAGTCTTCAAACCCCAGTCAGGATTCTGCTTGCGAAGCAAAAAGCGCTCAAGAGTCTGTCTCGGAATTCAAAGATCCATCAGAAGGTGAGAAATTTGAACGGACCATTTCGCCTTCCAGTGGCTACTCCAGTCAAAGTGGCACCCCGACGCTTTCCCCCAAAGACATGGCCCCAGATAAACACAAGATCAAACCGCTTAAACCGGAGAGATCTGCGTCTCGGGCGTCATCCTCGGCGTCTCCTTCTTCATCGCTGACCTCCTTATCGTCCGGGACGTCCGATCCTGTCAATTCGGATGTCTCCAATTCTTGCACAAGCGGCTTGCCCGCAAAAGAACTCACGTCACCTTTGAGGGTGGAAGTCAAAGAGCTATGGACTGTCCCACCACCTCCCAAGGTCAAAGCACCATGTCCTCCTCCCCCCGAAACCTGGGCTCAGAACAGTCACACCTTTACGCTCCTGTGTGGTCCGAGCCTCCAAACTGACAAAGTAGTCCCGGAATCAACAAAGGCGCAGGAGAGCGCCGTTACAGAAGAAGGAAGCCAAACCGGTTTTGAAACTCGAGACAAAGCAGAACCGACAGAAATCAATCCAAAGGACGAGAAACTGTTCTGCGAGATTCAGACTCATCAGGTTGAAGAAAACACGGAATGTTTAGCTAGCTTAGCATGTTTATCTGATGATGGGATCGAAACGACACCAAAAGAACAAGGCCCGGGAACCAACGACTCCGCCAGTTGTGTCATTTCCGCAAAAAAAGAGCCGCCCCCCGTCATGAAGAAACCACAACTGAAAGAAGACGTCATGCTGACAGAGGAACCAAAAGGAGAAAGTTGccacaccaccaccatcaatGACTCTGAGGTTGAAGTCCGATCAAATTGTATAGAACCCCAAAACATTCCTAAAAACTCCCCGCCACcttctcctccgcctccttATCAACCTACGCCGCCTCGTTCGAGAAAGTCACCTCCCACCTCGGTATCGACATTGCCGGTTGAGTTAGAAGGAATCCAGGAGGAAGGTCGTGCTGCTGAATCGTCTTGGCCGCCTCCCCCGCCTCCCTTGGAGGGAGAATCGGTTTTTGATGGAGGGGATGAGATCGAATTTCCTCTCCCGCCTCCACCGGACAATATCCGAGCTGAGGACACCTGTGCTTCAGAGACGGGTGTTTCAGACACACCTTTGGAGAAATCTGAACCAGGACAATCCACACCCCCAGATCCAGTTCAAGACGCTGGACCATCACCAATATCATGTTCAAGCAACAGTCCTGCAGAAATCCAACCGTCTTCCGGCAGTGTCCTAAAGCGACACTCGCTTGAGATGGAAAGTCACTCCAGGAGTGAGTCTCCCACCACTTCCCAGCTCCCGACTCCTTCCCCAATGGAGAACCTTGCCTTCAGAAGGCCACCCAGTACCGTCCACAGAGACAACAGGAACAAGGAGCTTTTAGCCCGCCACAAAAGCGCGCCCATTCCTAAAGAGGACGCCAACATCCCTCTCGTCACCCCGTCGCTACTCCACATGGTCCGACTACGCACTGTCAGTACGAGCGAGGAGAGTCCGGAAGGCTCTCCGCAGCAGAACACTCCACCGAAGCCAACTCGGAAGTCGCTTCAATGTTCCCCTCAGGCGGTGAAGAAGTACGTGATGCCAAACACGCCTTCCATGCGATTACAAGAAGCCATTCGTATAAAAACGGCGGCGTTGTCGTCAAGAGAAGGTCTTCCGTGCCGGCTGGGGACGAGAGCGTCCTACCACTGTGCCGGGGAACCGGGGGTCTTGTCCTTCAAATCATCCGACACACAAAGGTTACCGGCTTCTACTGCGAGCTTCATCTTCTCCAGGAGCACAAAAAAGACTGTGATGGACAGCGCCGGGCCTGGCTCTTCGCCTGAAGGTCAAACTAACGTGAAGCAAAATTCGGCAGCTGATCTCGTGCGACTTTCCGACCCCGGGACAAAGTCCGAACGGGTTCCCCCGCCCGTAGCCAGGAAACCTTCACAAGGCAGCGTCGGGTTTTCACCAAATGCTTGTGCAGCTAGGATGGAGATGGGCGTTCCTGCCAGAGATCCGAACGGAACACAACAACGTTCCAAGGGAATCCCGCTTCCCGAGACAA CTACAAGAGTGACCGCAGACACAATCGAAACACTGTTTTAA
- the kiaa1522 gene encoding uncharacterized protein KIAA1522 homolog isoform X3, whose protein sequence is MVVYLQKGIHSLLSVFKKKAGTKNNDEQKKLGAHYSASQHFQENVFIEADRPQYLEDLHSEAREGLKILQQEGHQQEHDSGGNFGEDESCASSDTGHPDDDLHSKDESGSLESNSGINDTTRTSRPVLTRQSSTFKPLYSVKRLEKNRKRNRRTTIMGIPNQVQKELALHRCSTAQQPNNNNQSGSLIIPTLDGGTPVMTKEGARVHLSELEITDGKHLQEVSKNNDQQSFGSPRCRSSVIRPKSVAVPGLTTFNPLMSFLSEPQGPVMSVSPQATYLSTIIPNAVLPAGIEVIEIERGSVKSAHAVSKNSPAASVTSSASPFLSRKSDCDSSRADSSFNNPTTHKADLNPEESRVNPTGDRELCVQTLTPDSEPVMSCSSRDEAKIKRNSTRSLSVIKTKLPPAPPRRSNSLYLTKIQKSQAEGKDTKVSSEELQSVTSNIPDPVSTCLAEPKSQSSNPSQDSACEAKSAQESVSEFKDPSEGEKFERTISPSSGYSSQSGTPTLSPKDMAPDKHKIKPLKPERSASRASSSASPSSSLTSLSSGTSDPVNSDVSNSCTSGLPAKELTSPLRVEVKELWTVPPPPKVKAPCPPPPETWAQNSHTFTLLCGPSLQTDKVVPESTKAQESAVTEEGSQTGFETRDKAEPTEINPKDEKLFCEIQTHQVEENTECLASLACLSDDGIETTPKEQGPGTNDSASCVISAKKEPPPVMKKPQLKEDVMLTEEPKGESCHTTTINDSEVEVRSNCIEPQNIPKNSPPPSPPPPYQPTPPRSRKSPPTSVSTLPVELEGIQEEGRAAESSWPPPPPPLEGESVFDGGDEIEFPLPPPPDNIRAEDTCASETGVSDTPLEKSEPGQSTPPDPVQDAGPSPISCSSNSPAEIQPSSGSVLKRHSLEMESHSRSESPTTSQLPTPSPMENLAFRRPPSTVHRDNRNKELLARHKSAPIPKEDANIPLVTPSLLHMVRLRTVSTSEESPEGSPQQNTPPKPTRKSLQCSPQAVKKYVMPNTPSMRLQEAIRIKTAALSSREGLPCRLGTRASYHCAGEPGVLSFKSSDTQRLPASTASFIFSRSTKKTVMDSAGPGSSPEGQTNVKQNSAADLVRLSDPGTKSERVPPPVARKPSQGSVGFSPNACAARMEMGVPARDPNGTQQRSKGIPLPETTTRVTADTIETLF, encoded by the exons ATGgtggtttatttacaaaagGGCATCCACTCCTTGCTGTCGGTCTTCAAGAAGAAGG CTGGGACCAAGAACAACGATGAGCAAAAGAAGTTGGGAGCGCACTACTCGGCCTCGCAACACTTCCAGGAGAATGTTTTCATCGAGGCCGATCGACCTCAGTACCTGGAGGACTTGCACTCGGAGGCTCGGGAGGGCTTGAAAATATTACAGCAGGAAGGTCATCAGCAAG AGCACGACAGTGGAGGAAACTTTGGCGAAGATGAAAGCTGCGCT TCGTCAGACACAGGACACCCAGATGATGATCTTCACTCCAAAGACGAGAGTGGCTCTCTGGAGTCCAACTCAGGGATTAACGATACCACAAGAACTTCCAGACCTGTTCTCACCCGCCAAA GTTCTACATTCAAGCCCCTGTATTCAGTCAAAAGGTTAGAAAAGAACAGGAAGAGGAACAGAAGGACTACCATTATGGGGATACCCAACCAAGTCCAGAAAGAACTTG CATTGCACAGATGCTCAACCGCTCAGCAACCCAATAACAACAACCAATCGGGTTCTTTGATCATTCCAACTCTTGATGGAGGGACTCCAGTGATGACCAAGGAAGGAGCAAGGGTGCACCTATCCGAGCTGGAA ATAACCGATGGTAAGCATCTTCAAGAAGTGTCCAAGAACAATGACCAACAGAGTTTTGGAAGCCCTCGCTGTCGTTCTTCAGTCATCAGGCCCAAGTCCGTTGCAGTACCTGGACTGACCACCTTCAATCCTTTAATGAGCTTCCTCTCAGAACCCCAG GGTCCCGTGATGTCCGTATCTCCTCAGGCGACCTATCTCTCCACAATCATCCCAAACGCAGTGCTGCCAGCCGGCATTGAAGTCATCGAGATTGAGCGTGGCAGTGTCAAGAGTGCTCACGCAGTAAGCAAAAACAGCCCGGCGGCTTCCGTGACCTCGTCAGCCAGCCCTTTTCTCTCCAGAAAATCAGATTGTGACAGTTCCCGCGCAGATAGTTCCTTCAATAATccaacaacacacaaagcGGATCTCAATCCGGAGGAAAGTCGGGTGAACCCGACAGGGGACCGAGAACTCTGCGTCCAGACTTTGACCCCAGACTCTGAACCCGTCATGTCATGTTCCAGTAGAGATGAGGCAAAGATCAAACGTAATTCAACTCGGAGTCTCTCCGTTATCAAGACCAAGCTGCCCCCAGCACCTCCGCGAAGATCAAATTCGCTTTATTTGACTAAGATTCAAAAGAGTCAAGCAGAAGGTAAAGATACAAAAGTATCAAGTGAGGAATTACAATCAGTCACAAGCAACATTCCGGATCCTGTCTCAACCTGTCTGGCAGAACCCAAGTCCCAGTCTTCAAACCCCAGTCAGGATTCTGCTTGCGAAGCAAAAAGCGCTCAAGAGTCTGTCTCGGAATTCAAAGATCCATCAGAAGGTGAGAAATTTGAACGGACCATTTCGCCTTCCAGTGGCTACTCCAGTCAAAGTGGCACCCCGACGCTTTCCCCCAAAGACATGGCCCCAGATAAACACAAGATCAAACCGCTTAAACCGGAGAGATCTGCGTCTCGGGCGTCATCCTCGGCGTCTCCTTCTTCATCGCTGACCTCCTTATCGTCCGGGACGTCCGATCCTGTCAATTCGGATGTCTCCAATTCTTGCACAAGCGGCTTGCCCGCAAAAGAACTCACGTCACCTTTGAGGGTGGAAGTCAAAGAGCTATGGACTGTCCCACCACCTCCCAAGGTCAAAGCACCATGTCCTCCTCCCCCCGAAACCTGGGCTCAGAACAGTCACACCTTTACGCTCCTGTGTGGTCCGAGCCTCCAAACTGACAAAGTAGTCCCGGAATCAACAAAGGCGCAGGAGAGCGCCGTTACAGAAGAAGGAAGCCAAACCGGTTTTGAAACTCGAGACAAAGCAGAACCGACAGAAATCAATCCAAAGGACGAGAAACTGTTCTGCGAGATTCAGACTCATCAGGTTGAAGAAAACACGGAATGTTTAGCTAGCTTAGCATGTTTATCTGATGATGGGATCGAAACGACACCAAAAGAACAAGGCCCGGGAACCAACGACTCCGCCAGTTGTGTCATTTCCGCAAAAAAAGAGCCGCCCCCCGTCATGAAGAAACCACAACTGAAAGAAGACGTCATGCTGACAGAGGAACCAAAAGGAGAAAGTTGccacaccaccaccatcaatGACTCTGAGGTTGAAGTCCGATCAAATTGTATAGAACCCCAAAACATTCCTAAAAACTCCCCGCCACcttctcctccgcctccttATCAACCTACGCCGCCTCGTTCGAGAAAGTCACCTCCCACCTCGGTATCGACATTGCCGGTTGAGTTAGAAGGAATCCAGGAGGAAGGTCGTGCTGCTGAATCGTCTTGGCCGCCTCCCCCGCCTCCCTTGGAGGGAGAATCGGTTTTTGATGGAGGGGATGAGATCGAATTTCCTCTCCCGCCTCCACCGGACAATATCCGAGCTGAGGACACCTGTGCTTCAGAGACGGGTGTTTCAGACACACCTTTGGAGAAATCTGAACCAGGACAATCCACACCCCCAGATCCAGTTCAAGACGCTGGACCATCACCAATATCATGTTCAAGCAACAGTCCTGCAGAAATCCAACCGTCTTCCGGCAGTGTCCTAAAGCGACACTCGCTTGAGATGGAAAGTCACTCCAGGAGTGAGTCTCCCACCACTTCCCAGCTCCCGACTCCTTCCCCAATGGAGAACCTTGCCTTCAGAAGGCCACCCAGTACCGTCCACAGAGACAACAGGAACAAGGAGCTTTTAGCCCGCCACAAAAGCGCGCCCATTCCTAAAGAGGACGCCAACATCCCTCTCGTCACCCCGTCGCTACTCCACATGGTCCGACTACGCACTGTCAGTACGAGCGAGGAGAGTCCGGAAGGCTCTCCGCAGCAGAACACTCCACCGAAGCCAACTCGGAAGTCGCTTCAATGTTCCCCTCAGGCGGTGAAGAAGTACGTGATGCCAAACACGCCTTCCATGCGATTACAAGAAGCCATTCGTATAAAAACGGCGGCGTTGTCGTCAAGAGAAGGTCTTCCGTGCCGGCTGGGGACGAGAGCGTCCTACCACTGTGCCGGGGAACCGGGGGTCTTGTCCTTCAAATCATCCGACACACAAAGGTTACCGGCTTCTACTGCGAGCTTCATCTTCTCCAGGAGCACAAAAAAGACTGTGATGGACAGCGCCGGGCCTGGCTCTTCGCCTGAAGGTCAAACTAACGTGAAGCAAAATTCGGCAGCTGATCTCGTGCGACTTTCCGACCCCGGGACAAAGTCCGAACGGGTTCCCCCGCCCGTAGCCAGGAAACCTTCACAAGGCAGCGTCGGGTTTTCACCAAATGCTTGTGCAGCTAGGATGGAGATGGGCGTTCCTGCCAGAGATCCGAACGGAACACAACAACGTTCCAAGGGAATCCCGCTTCCCGAGACAA CTACAAGAGTGACCGCAGACACAATCGAAACACTGTTTTAA